In Rhizobium sp. 11515TR, the DNA window TCAGCTCATCGAGGACAGAGGTGCGCGTCACACGGGCAAAAGTCGCCATCGACAGAAGACCAAGAGCGAAGGACGGCATCAGCAGGCTTTCGAACCCGCTGGCTCCAGACGGCGGCAACCAGCGCAGAAAGACTCCGAAGAACATGATGAGCAGGACCGAAGTCCAGAAGGTCGGCATGGATTGCCCGACCAGTACCAGACCGATCAGCCAGCGGGCCTCCCAGCGCTTGCGTCGCACGGCCAGCACGACGCCGATCGGCACACCAAACCCTATGGCGACCAACAAGGCACCGGCCGCAAGCTGCAACGTGTAGGGAATGCGACTGGCGATGATCTCGACCACCGGCAGGTTCTGCACATAGGAGCGGCCAAGGTCGAATTGCGCCAGACTGGACAGAAAATGGAAATACTGGATGTAAAGCGGTCTGTCGAAGCCAAGAGCGGTCCGCATGACATCGATATCGGCCTGAGTGGCGCCCTGCGGTACCAG includes these proteins:
- a CDS encoding ABC transporter permease; this encodes MAAFIARRLIQAFIALFGVITLVFFLQRLTGDPVLLLVPQGATQADIDVMRTALGFDRPLYIQYFHFLSSLAQFDLGRSYVQNLPVVEIIASRIPYTLQLAAGALLVAIGFGVPIGVVLAVRRKRWEARWLIGLVLVGQSMPTFWTSVLLIMFFGVFLRWLPPSGASGFESLLMPSFALGLLSMATFARVTRTSVLDELSKDYVRTANAKGLSTSRLVFHHLMRNAAVPIVTISALEIANLLTGAIIIETVFAWPGLGQLTIQAISARDFAVVQGIVLIGAAVAILLNLAADLLYSLIDPRIRLGGRPA